The nucleotide window CGGTGTAGTCGGCGGCGTGGTCCGGGTCGGCCTTGCCGAGCCGCTGGGCGAGCTGGTCGCCGATGCCGGCCAGCCGGGTCGGGTCGAGCCAGACGTGCGGGTCCTTGCCGCCGCTCTCCTCGGCGTGCCCTTCCTCGCCCTCGTGGTCGTGTCCGCCGGCGGACGCGTCCAACAGCGGCTGCACGCTTGTCACGTCGAACGCCCGGTCGCCGCCGTTCTGGGCCACGGCGTCGTCCACCGCCGGCTGGAACCCCTTGAGGTAGACGATCAACTCCGCGTCGCTGACCTCACCGACCTGGCTCGGGTTGAGTTCCAGGTCGTGCGGCTCGGCGCCGGGCTTGGCCAGGTTGGTCACCCGGACCGCGTCGCCGCCGATCCGCTCGGCCAGGAACTGGAGGGGGTAGAACGCGGCCACCACGTCGACTCGCTGAGGATCGGCGCCGGCGGCACCACCTGTGGAGCAGCCGGCCCCGGCGCCCAGGGCGAGGAGGGCGGTCGCGGCGGCGAGGACACGGTACGTGGCGCGGTTGGTCATGTCGTCAACTGTCCGTGGCAACGATAATGATTGTCAAAAACGCATGATTGCATGTCAGAGGAGCTTCGCGAGGCCCACCGTCACCAGCAGGGTCAGCATCAGCAGTCGGATCAGCCGGGTCTGCGGCGCCTGAATCGCCCAGGTCGTCGCCAACAGGGCGATCAGGACCCCGGCGAGCGAGAGCGTCAGCAGCCCGCCGATCACCCCGGGCGTGAAGAACGCCACCAGCACCACCACCAGGGTGAGCAGGAACACCGACGTCGGGTTCGCCCCGGCCAACCGGGCGAGCAGAGGGCGCTGCGTACGCTGCATCCCACAGACTCTACGAGGAGGAACCCCCGGTGTTGGTGACCAACCGGTTCGTGGTCGACGTCGATACCGCCGACGGCTTCACCGAACGGGCGCACGCCGCCCTCACCGCGCTGGCCGGCCGGCCCGGCTACCTGCGCGGCCAACTGGTCCGGGCGCTGGACGACCCCCGGCACTGGTCACTGGTCACCGAATGGGAGTCGGTCGGCACGTACCGGCGGGCGCTCGGCGCCTTCGAGGTCAAGGTCAGCGCCGTGCCGCTGCTCGCCGAGTCCGTCGACGAGCCCTCCGCCTACGAGGCGCTCGCCACCGCCGCCCCCGGCGGGGCCGTGGTCGTCGCCGAGAGTGATCGGGCTGCGGGTCCTTACCGCTGAGCCGCCGGACACTACGCTGCTCCTATGACCGCACCCGCCCCGCCACCCGGTCCCGGCGTGGCTCCGCCGTTCGTCGCGCCGCCCACCGAGGGCCGCCGGACCCGGCTCTGGATCGGCCTCGGCGTCGGCGCGCTCGCCGTGGTGCTCTGCTGCGGCGGGGGTGGCACCGCCGTCGTCGGGCTGGCCGTCAGCGGAGTCCAGGCGATCC belongs to Micromonospora ureilytica and includes:
- a CDS encoding metal ABC transporter substrate-binding protein; protein product: MTNRATYRVLAAATALLALGAGAGCSTGGAAGADPQRVDVVAAFYPLQFLAERIGGDAVRVTNLAKPGAEPHDLELNPSQVGEVSDAELIVYLKGFQPAVDDAVAQNGGDRAFDVTSVQPLLDASAGGHDHEGEEGHAEESGGKDPHVWLDPTRLAGIGDQLAQRLGKADPDHAADYTARSAALRADLTTLDGEFKNGLATCQRREIVTSHAAFGYLADRYQLDQVGITGLSPDVEPSPQRLAHVIEEAKEHQATTIFFETLVSPKVAETIAGQVGAKTAVLDPIEGLAAGSDGDYLSVMRTNLRTLQTALSCS
- a CDS encoding antibiotic biosynthesis monooxygenase family protein — translated: MLVTNRFVVDVDTADGFTERAHAALTALAGRPGYLRGQLVRALDDPRHWSLVTEWESVGTYRRALGAFEVKVSAVPLLAESVDEPSAYEALATAAPGGAVVVAESDRAAGPYR